In the Nitrospirales bacterium LBB_01 genome, one interval contains:
- a CDS encoding pentapeptide repeat-containing protein, with amino-acid sequence MDTKETLKKLLLGSFFKRSIKTDSVGVRSWGGSSSAKAEESKILKEALDKSSSYNRNLLMIFIAFLAYVLVIVVGTTDRMFVMPDSTIKLPILGADVPVKTFYSITPLIIWMLHLNLFLNLFFHAKKVYEWAQNPESKNEHSHPFIFNFKIKTGGNFFVNVLLAVILYFLYYIAPLVVLGWVNLRFLPYHSYFITGIHHWAIILDSVMSFFFLTILIIADNEFSKYDRFSLKSVLNFLKKSLVYFLIIVAPVVSLTILKIPEKNNEKFPLAPKWQFKKFGIERFGVDTLDNITISKVIHRNLEVPEEKFLLKEVSDTIIVRYLSDNKTREDAERDYSVGIDLKDRDLRFGNFEKTVFLNADFRGAKMERADFSFANLQGAKLEKTNLHGTRLWGAELKGVNLNFGNLQGAYLGYAKLQAASLASANLQGADFFNANLQGASLFDANLQGAELLSARLQGAYFGNAKLYGANFNGASLKCADLTAAHLNGIYYEDIRFLDIITDLDYDNLTKIERSSSLEVVKDNIKLAKERCARFDNNTKDKLISLLKKSDNLTEFINVRRRMACESQQMAKSVLYRMKRVKTNDNVTVADEIKKYMKMKCNEVLQKTGYK; translated from the coding sequence TTGGACACTAAAGAAACGCTAAAAAAACTGTTACTTGGGAGTTTTTTTAAACGCAGCATAAAGACTGACTCAGTAGGTGTTAGGTCGTGGGGTGGTTCGTCCTCAGCTAAGGCTGAAGAAAGCAAAATCCTTAAAGAAGCCCTCGATAAGTCGTCCTCTTACAACAGAAACCTTCTGATGATTTTTATAGCGTTCCTTGCGTATGTTCTTGTAATAGTTGTTGGAACGACAGACAGGATGTTTGTTATGCCCGATAGCACCATAAAACTGCCAATTCTTGGCGCTGACGTTCCGGTTAAGACTTTTTATTCCATCACTCCGCTGATCATTTGGATGTTGCATCTGAATTTGTTTTTAAATCTATTTTTTCACGCCAAAAAAGTTTATGAGTGGGCACAAAATCCTGAAAGTAAAAATGAACATTCACATCCTTTTATCTTCAATTTTAAAATCAAAACAGGCGGCAATTTTTTTGTAAACGTTCTCTTAGCAGTTATTCTTTACTTTTTGTATTACATTGCGCCTCTTGTCGTTTTGGGTTGGGTTAATCTACGGTTTCTGCCCTATCACAGTTATTTCATAACCGGCATTCATCATTGGGCTATAATACTTGATTCTGTCATGTCTTTTTTCTTTCTTACAATTCTTATAATTGCTGACAATGAGTTTAGTAAATATGACCGGTTTAGCTTAAAATCTGTTTTGAATTTCTTAAAAAAATCACTTGTTTATTTTCTGATTATTGTTGCGCCAGTTGTTTCATTGACAATCCTTAAAATTCCTGAAAAAAACAATGAGAAGTTTCCATTAGCACCAAAGTGGCAATTTAAAAAATTCGGAATAGAACGATTTGGTGTCGACACTCTTGATAACATTACCATAAGCAAAGTAATTCATCGCAATCTTGAAGTGCCTGAAGAAAAATTTCTTCTTAAAGAAGTAAGCGATACAATTATTGTGCGTTATCTTTCTGATAACAAAACAAGAGAAGACGCCGAACGTGATTATTCTGTAGGCATTGACTTAAAAGACAGGGATTTGAGATTTGGCAATTTTGAAAAGACCGTGTTTTTAAATGCTGATTTCAGAGGGGCTAAAATGGAAAGAGCAGATTTTTCCTTTGCCAACCTTCAGGGTGCAAAATTAGAGAAGACTAACTTACATGGGACCAGATTATGGGGTGCTGAGTTAAAGGGAGTTAATCTAAATTTTGGTAACTTACAGGGGGCTTATTTAGGGTATGCTAAGCTACAAGCGGCTTCTTTGGCTAGTGCAAACTTACAGGGGGCTGACTTCTTTAATGCAAACTTACAGGGGGCTTCTTTATTTGATGCAAACTTACAGGGGGCTGAGTTACTCTCTGCTCGCTTACAGGGGGCTTACTTTGGTAATGCTAAGTTATATGGGGCTAATTTCAATGGAGCTTCGCTTAAATGTGCAGATTTGACAGCCGCTCATCTTAATGGTATATATTATGAGGACATTAGATTTTTAGACATAATAACCGATTTAGATTATGATAATCTGACAAAAATAGAAAGAAGTTCAAGTCTTGAAGTTGTTAAAGACAATATAAAGTTAGCCAAGGAAAGATGCGCTAGGTTTGACAATAATACCAAAGACAAACTGATTTCATTATTAAAAAAGAGCGACAATTTAACCGAGTTCATAAATGTTAGAAGAAGAATGGCGTGTGAAAGCCAGCAAATGGCAAAATCGGTTTTGTATCGTATGAAGCGGGTTAAAACCAACGACAACGTAACTGTTGCAGATGAAATCAAAAAATATATGAAAATGAAATGCAACGAAGTTTTACAGAAAACTGGTTATAAATAA
- a CDS encoding type II toxin-antitoxin system RelE/ParE family toxin yields MYNLDFTNDVLTFLDKLDAKQFRQIIKKVFGLMKNPFPTDSENLRGNQYKRVDAGEYRIVYLVDDNILKIVTIGKRNDSEVYRRLKRSKK; encoded by the coding sequence TTGTATAATCTGGATTTTACAAATGATGTATTAACTTTTTTAGACAAACTTGACGCAAAACAGTTTCGTCAGATAATCAAAAAGGTATTTGGGCTTATGAAAAATCCGTTTCCTACAGATTCAGAAAACCTCAGAGGAAATCAATACAAAAGAGTCGATGCTGGCGAGTATAGGATTGTTTATTTAGTAGATGATAATATCCTGAAAATAGTTACCATAGGAAAGCGAAATGATAGTGAAGTTTATAGACGATTGAAAAGAAGTAAGAAATAA
- a CDS encoding RidA family protein, whose translation MSVEARITSLGLTLPQAPKPVGSYVTCVAAGNLLFLSGVLPFRDGKLTRVGRVGHEVSIEEGKEDAATVALNALSIVKDAIGSLDKIRRCVKLTGFVSCGEDFYRHPEVINGASDLLFQILGENGRHARAAVGAVSLPLNSPVEIDFIFEVAS comes from the coding sequence ATGAGTGTTGAAGCACGGATTACATCTTTGGGGTTAACTCTTCCTCAGGCGCCAAAGCCGGTGGGTTCATACGTTACTTGTGTAGCAGCCGGAAATTTGCTATTTCTTAGCGGAGTGCTCCCATTTAGAGATGGGAAACTCACAAGGGTTGGCAGAGTTGGACATGAAGTTAGCATTGAGGAGGGAAAAGAGGACGCTGCCACGGTTGCTCTTAATGCCCTTTCCATAGTGAAAGATGCAATCGGGAGTTTGGATAAAATCAGGAGGTGTGTAAAGTTGACAGGTTTTGTATCATGCGGTGAGGATTTCTACCGGCACCCGGAGGTAATAAACGGGGCGTCGGATTTATTGTTTCAGATTTTGGGAGAAAATGGCAGACACGCCCGGGCTGCCGTGGGCGCAGTTTCACTGCCACTTAATTCACCGGTAGAAATAGATTTCATATTTGAAGTGGCCTCATAA
- the der gene encoding ribosome biogenesis GTPase Der, whose translation MPKPIVVLAGRQNVGKSTIFNRMTKSRTAIVKDEPGVTRDRIYGEAEWEGRKFAVIDTGGFITGDEDELLTMVREHALIGLEEADVIVQVLDGKDGLTPGDLELAAVIRKYNKEIIWVVNKIDSPKNAGRIPDFYPLGASVIPVSGEHAFNFDEYMDEVISRFKPESYYEEPPSDCPRVAIVGRPNVGKSTLVNALLGKDKMIVSAVSGTTRDSVDSLCTHYGRKFMLVDTAGLRKKNRITYDVERFSSIRAIRSIERADVVILILDATAGVVEQDKKIASLIDRAGKGMIILINKWDLLEEPEKAFLEFQELIERELNFAKYAPILTTSGISKQRITKVFPIIDEVMEQRTLRVTTGLLNNLSVMINRALPLHKGRQTRVFYMTQVDINPPQFTLFVNYKDAVRDHHIRYVEGMIRKEYPFKGTPIRIYVRSKTRRAFVT comes from the coding sequence ATGCCTAAACCAATTGTAGTATTAGCAGGCAGGCAAAACGTGGGGAAATCCACAATCTTTAACCGGATGACCAAAAGCCGCACAGCTATCGTGAAAGACGAGCCAGGTGTGACCCGTGACCGTATATACGGAGAGGCCGAGTGGGAGGGCAGAAAGTTTGCGGTTATTGACACCGGCGGGTTTATCACAGGAGATGAGGACGAGCTTTTAACGATGGTCAGAGAACACGCTCTGATTGGTCTTGAGGAGGCTGATGTAATTGTTCAGGTTCTTGACGGCAAAGACGGGCTAACGCCCGGAGATTTGGAGCTTGCCGCAGTTATCAGAAAATACAACAAGGAAATTATCTGGGTTGTCAATAAAATAGACAGCCCTAAAAATGCCGGTCGAATTCCTGATTTCTATCCGCTTGGGGCATCAGTTATACCAGTTTCCGGCGAGCACGCTTTTAACTTTGATGAGTACATGGATGAGGTCATAAGCCGTTTTAAGCCGGAGTCTTACTATGAGGAACCTCCATCGGACTGTCCAAGGGTGGCAATAGTTGGGCGGCCTAATGTGGGGAAGTCAACCCTTGTAAATGCTCTGCTTGGAAAAGACAAGATGATAGTGAGTGCCGTTAGCGGCACAACAAGGGATTCTGTTGACAGCCTGTGCACCCACTATGGGCGCAAGTTTATGCTGGTGGATACGGCAGGGCTTAGAAAGAAAAACCGAATTACTTATGACGTAGAGCGGTTTTCCTCAATACGCGCTATAAGAAGCATAGAGAGAGCGGACGTGGTGATTCTAATTCTTGATGCCACAGCTGGAGTTGTAGAGCAGGACAAAAAAATTGCGAGCCTTATTGACAGAGCCGGAAAGGGAATGATCATTCTGATAAATAAGTGGGATTTATTAGAGGAGCCGGAAAAGGCATTCCTTGAGTTTCAGGAACTAATAGAACGAGAGTTGAATTTTGCCAAATATGCGCCGATTTTAACAACATCCGGCATAAGTAAACAGAGAATCACAAAGGTGTTCCCCATTATTGATGAGGTCATGGAGCAGCGGACACTTAGAGTTACAACCGGGTTATTGAATAACCTTTCTGTGATGATAAACCGTGCGCTTCCGCTTCATAAGGGCAGGCAGACCAGAGTGTTTTACATGACTCAGGTCGATATAAACCCCCCACAGTTTACACTGTTTGTAAATTACAAGGATGCAGTCAGAGACCATCACATACGGTATGTGGAGGGTATGATACGAAAAGAGTATCCGTTTAAAGGGACTCCGATACGGATTTATGTAAGAAGCAAAACTCGGAGAGCGTTTGTAACCTGA
- a CDS encoding DUF2283 domain-containing protein, with translation MYVSYDDRGDVLYLRLDDVTQDVVNTRVSEDIVFDIGYGDKIVGIEIMNASKNIKLDNLLPVKYELSAR, from the coding sequence ATGTATGTCTCATACGATGATAGGGGAGATGTGCTTTATCTCAGGTTAGACGACGTGACACAAGATGTGGTAAACACACGGGTATCAGAAGATATAGTTTTTGATATTGGATACGGTGATAAAATAGTTGGCATTGAAATTATGAATGCCTCAAAAAACATAAAGTTGGACAACTTGCTGCCTGTCAAATACGAATTATCGGCAAGATGA
- a CDS encoding PAS domain S-box protein produces the protein MKVLENQLRATAAIQESRINILFDRFSDDVKMIANRPNLKKQLASYEKNRDAESKDNLAKVLHELMSTITIFHEISLVGINGEVIYSTNNSIIGKQINYEPFLAKNHKEPVIIDTIKGHDNAPDILFSFPLLMEDNLIGFVSGILDAKYLTDITGDYTGLGKTGETVLAKRDEKGDALFIVPLRKDKNAAFALKIPKDNTTTLITQALLKRQHVYSAFIDYKGADVIGVTRYIARADWGVVVKIDTAEFMEPLVRLRNFLIISYLMLIGFILLTLWHLVRRITWPLTHLTKIATKISEGDISQRIEITSDGEIGILSMTFNQMLDRIKEMHTAAEDKFTELNVIVNTLPGIFYLTDQEGKILMHNNNFMEVTGYSSEEIHNMSVFDFFIADDKECVDKIFHKVNEDGRADYELLLSTKDNNKISYYFIFSLIRQDKKVDIVSIGVDISERVQMENELGEYREHLQELVEHKTLEILTINKQLGHEIEKSIANAKELKEKEELLRLITDSLPALIAYLDSETRYRFANKLYEDWFGYSHSEILGKRLKEILGQDYHEVVKDNLIMALSGQKVQFDGYIKLKDGTQKIIAVRYIPHLNAEDGNVKGISVIAHDITELKNTELALRESEERFRRIFEDSPIGIAVTDSNDYFIKVNNTMCQMLGYTEEEFKTLTYHELTHKEDFNEHKKLVSKLRNALIPAYKMEKRYVRKNGEVIWVNVIADLIRDENGAVVYGIGMIENITHRKEMEMSIAMYTDQLESVVQERTKELLDSLDKLRSHTNAIIQAMCAAVEARDPYTAGHQLRVSKLSSAIADELGLSEQQKEGVLLSSAIHDLGKIYVPSEILSRPGKLKASEFNLIKEHSQVGFEILKGIDFSYPVAQIVLQHHERMDGSGYPLGLKGDDILLEARIICVSDVVEAMANHRPYRPALGIEKALEEITKNSGVLYDSDVVSACVSVFKKWFSFT, from the coding sequence ATGAAAGTTCTGGAGAATCAATTGCGTGCAACTGCGGCTATTCAGGAATCCAGAATCAATATACTATTTGACAGATTTTCTGACGATGTCAAGATGATTGCAAATAGGCCGAATCTTAAAAAACAATTAGCATCATACGAAAAAAACAGGGACGCTGAATCAAAGGACAATCTTGCAAAAGTATTGCACGAACTTATGAGCACCATCACGATATTTCACGAAATATCGCTTGTCGGCATAAACGGTGAGGTCATCTATTCAACCAATAACTCAATAATCGGAAAACAAATCAATTATGAACCTTTTTTGGCAAAAAACCATAAAGAGCCCGTGATTATAGATACCATTAAGGGACATGATAACGCTCCCGACATTTTGTTTTCATTTCCATTGCTTATGGAGGATAATCTAATAGGCTTTGTGAGCGGCATATTGGACGCTAAATACCTTACCGACATTACGGGAGATTACACGGGGTTAGGAAAAACTGGCGAAACAGTGCTGGCAAAAAGAGACGAAAAAGGCGACGCATTATTTATAGTCCCCCTGCGTAAAGACAAAAACGCCGCCTTTGCCCTTAAAATACCTAAAGACAATACGACCACGCTTATCACTCAGGCATTGCTTAAAAGACAACACGTGTATAGCGCTTTTATAGATTACAAGGGGGCTGATGTAATAGGCGTTACGCGTTATATAGCCCGAGCGGACTGGGGAGTTGTCGTTAAGATTGACACAGCCGAGTTTATGGAGCCGTTAGTCCGATTAAGAAATTTTTTAATCATAAGTTATCTCATGCTGATTGGATTCATATTACTTACTTTATGGCATCTCGTTAGACGTATAACCTGGCCGCTTACGCATCTGACAAAAATAGCTACTAAAATTTCTGAAGGGGATATCTCTCAAAGGATTGAAATAACTTCTGACGGCGAGATAGGGATTCTATCTATGACGTTTAACCAGATGCTCGATAGAATCAAGGAGATGCATACGGCAGCAGAAGATAAATTCACAGAGCTTAACGTAATTGTTAATACACTGCCCGGTATTTTTTACCTTACCGATCAAGAAGGGAAAATCCTCATGCACAACAATAACTTTATGGAGGTAACCGGCTACTCTTCTGAGGAGATACATAATATGTCCGTATTTGATTTCTTCATAGCGGACGATAAAGAATGCGTAGATAAAATATTTCATAAGGTAAATGAAGACGGCAGGGCAGACTACGAGCTATTGTTATCCACAAAGGACAATAACAAGATTTCATATTATTTCATTTTCTCGTTAATCCGGCAAGATAAAAAAGTTGACATCGTATCAATTGGTGTAGATATTTCAGAGCGCGTCCAGATGGAAAACGAGCTTGGAGAATACCGTGAGCACCTGCAAGAACTTGTCGAGCATAAAACGTTAGAAATACTGACAATAAACAAACAATTGGGTCATGAGATAGAAAAAAGTATCGCAAACGCAAAAGAATTAAAAGAAAAAGAAGAGCTGCTGCGCCTGATTACAGACTCACTGCCTGCGCTGATTGCTTATTTAGACAGCGAAACCCGCTACCGCTTCGCCAACAAACTCTACGAGGACTGGTTTGGGTACTCACATTCTGAGATATTAGGAAAACGCCTCAAGGAAATATTAGGACAAGACTATCACGAGGTCGTTAAAGATAATCTAATAATGGCGTTATCGGGACAGAAGGTGCAGTTTGACGGATACATAAAGCTAAAAGACGGAACACAAAAGATTATCGCCGTAAGGTATATCCCCCACCTCAACGCAGAAGATGGAAATGTCAAAGGTATCTCTGTAATAGCTCATGATATTACTGAACTGAAAAACACCGAACTGGCGCTTAGGGAAAGCGAAGAGCGTTTTCGTAGGATATTTGAGGATAGCCCGATAGGAATAGCCGTAACGGACAGTAACGACTATTTTATTAAAGTCAACAATACCATGTGCCAGATGCTGGGATATACCGAAGAGGAATTCAAAACCCTCACATATCATGAATTAACCCACAAAGAAGATTTTAATGAGCACAAGAAACTTGTAAGTAAGCTAAGAAATGCCCTAATACCCGCTTATAAGATGGAAAAACGCTACGTCAGGAAAAATGGAGAGGTAATATGGGTAAACGTTATCGCTGATTTAATAAGAGATGAAAACGGTGCTGTTGTGTATGGGATAGGAATGATTGAAAATATTACACACCGCAAGGAAATGGAAATGTCAATTGCCATGTACACAGACCAACTGGAATCAGTGGTACAGGAACGCACAAAGGAATTGCTGGACAGCCTTGATAAACTTCGCTCCCACACTAACGCTATAATACAGGCCATGTGCGCTGCCGTAGAGGCCAGAGATCCATACACCGCAGGACATCAACTAAGGGTAAGCAAATTGTCCTCTGCTATTGCCGATGAGTTGGGACTTAGCGAACAACAGAAGGAAGGTGTGCTGCTATCGTCTGCAATACACGATCTCGGCAAGATATACGTGCCCTCTGAGATACTCAGCAGGCCGGGCAAGCTGAAAGCCTCCGAGTTTAACCTTATTAAAGAGCATTCGCAGGTCGGGTTTGAAATTTTAAAAGGTATAGATTTTTCCTACCCAGTTGCTCAGATAGTATTGCAGCATCATGAACGAATGGACGGCTCAGGGTATCCACTTGGGCTTAAGGGCGACGATATTTTGCTTGAAGCAAGGATAATCTGTGTTTCCGATGTGGTTGAAGCGATGGCTAACCACAGGCCGTATCGTCCAGCTCTGGGAATAGAGAAGGCATTAGAGGAGATAACGAAAAATAGCGGTGTTTTATATGACAGCGACGTCGTCTCGGCATGTGTTTCGGTTTTTAAAAAGTGGTTTAGTTTTACGTAA
- the uvrC gene encoding excinuclease ABC subunit UvrC, protein MNKMPDKLKTVAAAPGVYMFKNQKEVILYVGKARVLRNRLRSYFNSSIKTDLRKTALVREAHDFTFIVTESEVEALALEANLIKQHRPKYNIILKDDKNYPYLKVTVTDKWPKIDVVRRVHNDGNVYTGPYVSSRSMREILDFVKKHFPLRTCNYRLESITRPCIDYQMGFCSAPCVGLISKDEYMEYVKEVIEFLNGKRQTLLDKLTEKMVFLSDSLQYEAAAKYRDKIKAIATAWEMQKVVDVNFADMDVLGLYHTGTEGLINVFFVRNGCLTGVKDFYIKDIGGVSVKELISTFIQQFYNKDIYPPSEIVVNERPEHRETLMKWLKKKRGTVVKITVPKDDKKLNLLKMANENAATSFKLRQGSSDAYILDELSYRLKLSKTPVSIGAFDISTISGSESVGAFIFWQNGGFRKEFYRHLKIQTVTGIDDYSMMRETFERTAKNLNQNFPELVIIDGGRGQLEAAIKALHDLSTYNILNLNETIVISIAKKPDRAFFHDKTRKPLNIEDGLPSSLFLKRIRDEVHRFAITYHKKLRAKRVIESPLEKITGISKKRRIALLKHFDGITSIRNATVEEISQIDGFNKKLAEIVLKGLQKVTDLV, encoded by the coding sequence ATGAATAAAATGCCGGATAAGTTAAAAACTGTTGCCGCGGCCCCTGGGGTCTATATGTTTAAAAATCAAAAGGAGGTCATCCTTTATGTCGGTAAGGCACGTGTTCTCAGGAATCGTCTGCGCAGCTATTTTAATTCAAGTATCAAAACTGATCTAAGAAAAACGGCTCTTGTCAGAGAAGCTCATGATTTTACATTTATCGTGACCGAATCCGAGGTGGAGGCACTTGCTCTTGAGGCTAATCTAATAAAACAGCACCGTCCGAAATATAACATAATCCTCAAAGACGATAAAAACTACCCATACCTGAAAGTCACAGTGACCGATAAGTGGCCTAAAATTGACGTTGTACGAAGGGTTCACAACGATGGGAATGTTTACACAGGGCCGTATGTATCATCAAGGAGTATGAGAGAAATTTTGGATTTTGTCAAAAAACATTTTCCCCTGCGCACGTGCAACTATCGCCTTGAAAGCATTACACGCCCGTGTATTGACTACCAGATGGGATTTTGCAGCGCTCCATGTGTGGGACTCATAAGTAAGGACGAGTACATGGAGTATGTTAAAGAAGTAATTGAATTTCTTAACGGTAAGCGCCAGACTTTGTTGGATAAACTTACCGAAAAAATGGTTTTTTTGTCGGATTCACTGCAATATGAGGCAGCCGCCAAATACAGAGATAAAATAAAGGCCATTGCAACCGCATGGGAGATGCAAAAGGTGGTTGACGTTAACTTTGCCGATATGGACGTTTTGGGGCTTTATCACACAGGAACGGAGGGGCTTATAAATGTGTTTTTTGTAAGAAACGGCTGTCTAACCGGCGTAAAGGATTTCTACATAAAAGATATCGGTGGAGTTTCTGTAAAAGAGCTGATTTCCACGTTTATACAACAATTTTATAATAAGGACATCTATCCGCCGTCTGAGATTGTCGTAAATGAAAGACCCGAGCACAGAGAGACACTGATGAAGTGGCTTAAGAAAAAACGCGGCACAGTTGTCAAAATAACAGTGCCTAAAGACGACAAAAAATTGAACTTGCTTAAGATGGCAAATGAAAACGCTGCGACATCTTTTAAACTGCGTCAGGGCAGCTCGGATGCGTATATACTGGATGAGCTTAGTTACCGGCTTAAACTAAGTAAAACTCCGGTCTCAATTGGAGCCTTTGATATTTCCACCATATCGGGCAGTGAATCAGTTGGAGCTTTCATATTTTGGCAAAACGGGGGTTTTAGAAAGGAATTTTACAGGCATTTGAAAATACAAACCGTTACAGGCATAGATGACTACTCTATGATGCGTGAAACCTTTGAGCGTACCGCAAAAAACCTCAACCAAAACTTCCCGGAGCTTGTAATAATTGACGGAGGACGCGGTCAGCTTGAGGCTGCCATTAAAGCACTACATGATTTAAGCACCTATAACATACTTAATTTAAATGAAACAATTGTTATCTCAATAGCGAAAAAACCAGACCGTGCTTTTTTTCATGATAAAACCAGAAAACCTCTAAACATAGAGGACGGACTTCCGTCATCGTTATTTCTAAAGCGAATCCGTGATGAGGTGCATCGGTTTGCCATAACGTATCACAAGAAACTCAGGGCAAAGCGGGTTATAGAATCACCGCTTGAGAAAATTACCGGAATTTCAAAAAAGCGTAGAATTGCACTTCTTAAACATTTTGATGGCATTACCTCAATAAGAAACGCCACAGTTGAGGAAATCTCACAGATAGACGGGTTTAATAAAAAACTTGCAGAAATAGTTTTGAAGGGCTTACAAAAAGTCACGGATTTAGTCTAA
- a CDS encoding carbohydrate kinase family protein, with product MKLVISGSVAFDRIMDFPGKFSDHILSDKLNNINVCFMINTVKENFGGTAGNIAYTLSLLGETPILISQAGRDFEAYHYWLKSNNIPTEYIKIYRAELTAGAYITTDSSDNQITTFNPGAMKFPSTYDFDSLDPADTLAIIAPGNLDDMLNFSRVYKQKGIKYIFDPGQSLPAWNGESLIEMITGAYIFISNDYELNLTMEKTSKTLADLLTLCKTVITTKGEHGSSIHTLKDGSVNTEEIPIVKADKLSDPTGAGDAYRGGLLKGLAADINYLKVACDMGAAAASFCVEASGPQNFKFTQEEFNKRFQK from the coding sequence ATGAAATTAGTAATATCAGGCTCAGTAGCGTTTGACAGGATTATGGATTTTCCGGGTAAGTTTTCAGATCACATCCTTTCGGATAAGTTAAACAATATAAACGTCTGTTTTATGATAAACACTGTAAAGGAAAACTTTGGCGGCACTGCCGGTAACATTGCCTACACGCTGTCTCTTCTGGGTGAAACTCCGATTTTAATTTCTCAGGCAGGCAGGGACTTTGAGGCGTATCACTATTGGCTTAAGTCTAACAACATCCCCACAGAATACATAAAGATATACAGAGCAGAGTTGACGGCAGGTGCTTACATTACAACTGACAGCTCCGATAACCAGATAACGACTTTTAATCCAGGAGCTATGAAATTCCCGTCCACATATGATTTTGACTCTCTTGATCCTGCCGATACACTGGCAATTATAGCTCCGGGAAATCTTGATGACATGCTTAACTTTAGCCGTGTTTATAAACAAAAGGGGATCAAATATATATTTGACCCCGGACAATCACTCCCTGCGTGGAATGGTGAGAGCCTGATAGAAATGATAACAGGCGCATACATTTTCATAAGCAATGACTATGAATTAAACCTTACCATGGAAAAAACATCAAAAACACTTGCCGATTTACTAACACTCTGTAAAACCGTGATTACCACAAAGGGTGAGCATGGCTCGTCAATTCACACACTTAAGGACGGCAGCGTAAACACAGAGGAGATTCCAATAGTGAAAGCCGACAAGCTAAGCGACCCAACAGGTGCCGGCGATGCCTATAGGGGAGGACTTCTTAAAGGACTTGCCGCAGACATTAACTATCTAAAAGTGGCTTGTGATATGGGGGCAGCAGCAGCCTCGTTTTGTGTGGAGGCCTCTGGGCCTCAGAACTTTAAATTTACACAAGAAGAATTTAACAAGCGATTTCAGAAGTAG